The genomic stretch TGAGGGCGGGTGCCTCGGGGCGTCCGGTGCGCAGCAGCGGGACGAGCACGGGCGCTTCGAGGGCGGTCAGGCTGTCCTGGACCATGGGCGTCAGGACACCGCCGGGCCCGATCTCGACGTACGTGGTGACGCCCTCGGCTTCGAGGGTGCGTACGGCGGCGCAGAAGCGCACTGCTTCGCGGACCTGCCGTACCCAGTAGTCGGGCGAGCGCAGGTCCTCCTCGGCGGCGAGGGCGCCGGTCACCGTGGACACGACGGGGATGCGGGGCGTGTGGAAGGCCAGGCCGCGCGCGACGCGCCGGAAGTCCTCCAGCATGCCGTCCATGTGCGGGGAGTGGAAGGCGTGGCTGACCCGCAGCCGCTTGGTGCGGCGGCCCTGTGCCGCCCAGTGCTCCGCGATCTCGGCGACGGCCTGCTCGTCCCCCGAAATCACGGTGGAATCAGGGCCGTTGGCGGCGGCGAGGGCGACGTCCTCGCGGTCCGCGAGGTGGTCGCGCATCTCTTCCTCGGTGGCCTGGACCGCCACCATCGCGCCGCCTTCGGGCAGCGCCTGCATGAGGGTGCCGCGCGCGGCGACCAGCCGTGCGGCGTCCTGGAGGGTCAGCACGCCGCTGACGTGGGCGGCGGTCAGCTCGCCGATGGAGTGCCCGGCCACGTACCGGGGCGCCGTGCCCCAGGATTCGACCAGCCGGAACAGGGCGGTCTCCAGGGCGAAGAGGGCGGCCTGGGTGTAGGCGGTGCGGTCGAGCAGGGTGGCCTCTTCGCTGCCTTCCTCGGCGAAGACGATGTCGCGCAGCGGCCGGTCCAGGTGCGGGTCGAGTTCCGCGCACACCGCGTCGAAGGCCGTGGCGAACTCAGGGTGGGCCGCGTACAGCTCGCGTCCCATGCCGGCGCGCTGCGAGCCCTGCCCGGCGAAGAGGAAGGCGGTGGGGGCCGTGGCGGCGACGCCGCTGACCAGGCCGGTGGCGGTGCGGCCCGCGGCCAGCGCGTCCAGGCCGCTCAGCAGCGCCTCCCGGTCGTCCGCGACGACGACCGCGCGGTGCTCCATGAGCGTACGGCTGTCCGCGAGGGCGTGGGCGACCGCGGCCGGCTCCAGGTCGGCCCGGTCCCGCAGGTGGCGGCCGAGCCGTTCGGCCTGGGCGCGCAGGGCCTCTTCGGTGCGGGCGGACAGGATCCACGGCAGCGCGCCCGGCCGGGCGGCGGGTCCGGGGGCCGGTTCGGTGTCCTGGGCGGGTGCCTGTTCCAGGATGACGTGGGCGTTGGTGCCGCTGATGCCGAAGGAGGAGACGGCGGCGCGGCGGGGGCGGTCGGCGCCCGGCCAGGGCTCGGGCTCCGCGAGGAGTCTGGCGTTGCCCTCGCTCCAGTCGACGTGCCCGGTGGGCTCGTCCAGGTGCAGTGTCTTGGGCAGCTGCCCGTGCCGCATGGCCAGGACCATCTTCATCACGCCCGCGATGCCGGCGGCGGCCTGGGTGTGCCCGATGTTGGACTTCATGGCGCCGATCAGCACGGGCCGGTCGGCGGGGCGCTGCTGCCCGTACGTGGCCAGCAGGGCGTGTGCCTCGACGGGGTCGCCGAGGGTGGTGCCGGTGCCGTGCGCCTCCACGGCGTCGATGTCCGCGGCGGCCAGGCCGGCGCCGGTCAGCGCCTGGCGGATGACACGCTGCTGCGAGGGGCCGTTGGGGGCGGTCAGGCCGTTGGACGCGCCGTCCTGGTTGACGGCCGAGCCCTTCAGTACGGCGAGTACGGGATGGCCGTGGCGTACGGCGTCCGAGAGCCGCTCGACGAGCAGCATGCCGACGCCCTCGCTCCAGCCGGTGCCGTCGGCGGCGGCCGCGAACGGCTTGCAGCGGCCGTCGGGCGCCAGGCCGCGCTGGCGGGAGAACTCCACGAAGATCTTCGGCGTGGACATCACGGTCGCGCCGCCCACCAGGGCCATGGAGCATTCGCCGCGCCGCAGCGCGTGCGCGGCCAGGTGCAGGGCGACCAGCGAGGAGGAGCAGGCCGTGTCCACGGTCAGCGCGGGGCCTTCCAGGCCCAGCACGTAGGAGATCCGGCCGGAGGCGATGCTGATGTGGTTGCCGGTCAGCAGGTGCCCGCCGACCTCGTCGGCGCGCCGGCCGGCCTCGGCGTCGTACTCCCCGTGGCCGGTGCCGACGAACACGCCGGTACGGCTGCCCGCGAGGGATTCCGGGTCGAGGCCGGCGCGCTCGACGGCCTCCCACGCGGTCTCCAGCAGCAGCCGCTGCTGGGGGTCCATGGCCAGCGCCTCGCGCGGGGAGATCCCGAAGAAGCCGGGGTCGAACTCCCCCGCGTCGTGCAGGAACCCGCCCTCGCGGGCGTAGGTGGTGCCCTGGTGGGACGGCTCGGGGTGGTAGAGCGCGTCCAGGTCCCAGCCGCGGTTGCGGGGGAAGGAGGAGATCGCGTCGACGCCGTCCCGCAGCAGGTCCCAGAGGTCTTCCGGGGAACGGACGCCGCCGGGGAAGCGGCAGGCCATCGAGACGATCGCGATGGGCTCGCGCTGCTTCGCCTCGGTCTCGTCCAACTGCTGACGGGTCTCGTGGAGGTCCGCGATCGCGCGCTTGAGGTACTCGCGCAGCTTCTCCTCGTTCGACATCAGGACGCCAATCTTTCGGTGGGATGCCGGCCCTGGGACCCGACACGCACGTTTGACCGTTGCCCCGCCATCTTCGCCGCGGTGGACTGCGGGTTTCCCTAGAAGCGTGCCCGGATACGCCGCGGCGGGCGGCCGGGTGGCCGCCCGCCGGGGCGCTGGTCGGCACTGCCGGATCACTCCTGGCCGAGGGTGGCCAGCCAGTCCTTGACGATCTGCGCGGTCTGGGGGGCGTGGTCGCGGACGATGGAGAAGTGGTCCGCGTCCACGGTCCGGATCTCGGCCGACGGGAAGGCGGCGCTCTTCGGGTCGTCACCCACGACGGCCGCCGCGCCCGTTGTGGCGAAGTCCTCCCTGGTGGCGCGGACGATCAGCACGGGCGAGGTCGGGTGCTGCACGTCGAGTTCGCCCAGCAGGTTCATCCACCGCCCCATCCCGGACAGCCGGGAGTTGGTCATCCGCACCGCCGACTCCGCGTCGGCCGTGAAGTTGCGGTGCATCAGACGGTCGAAGTTGATCTCCTCCATGTCGTCGTGCCGGATGCTGACGGAGTCCAGCAGCAGGACCGCCTCGGGCCTGATGCCCCAGGTGTTCTCCAGCAGCCCGGCGGCGACGTAGGCGTACGACCCCGCGGAGGAGTGCCCGACCAGGACGAAGGGATTGCCGCCGCTCGCGCGCAAGGCGCTCTCCGCGATGGACCGGACGGCGCTGTTGGCCGTGGCCGGCAGCCGCTCCCCGGCGGCGAACCCGACCAGGGGCAGCGCGCTGACCTGCCGTTCGCCCCGGAAGGACGCGGCGAACCTGGCGTATTCGTGGACGCCGCCGTTGGCGGTGGGCGTGCTGACGCAGATCAGCTGCGGCAAGGCGGGGCCCTCGGCGAGCGTGGTCGGCAGCGGCAGCTCCTCCAGTTCGGCCGTGTTCTCGAAGCTCGGGCGCAGGGCCGTCAGGGCCGACAGCATGCGCCGGGACTCCGTGAACCTGCCCTGGTCCAGGGCGTCGAGGAAAAGCCGCTCCAGCGAGTCGGGCTCCGGCCCGGCCAGCAGGAGACCGCTGTCCGGCAGGGAGCCGCTCAGGCCGGGCTGAGCGGCGAACTCGCTGCGCAGCCGGGCGCCGAGGTCGGCCGGGTTCTTGGTGTCGAAGACCAGCGTGGCCGGCAGCTGGAGTCCGGTGATGGTGGCGAGCCGGTTGCGCAGCTCGATGGAGGTCAGCGAGTCGAAGCCCATCGCGAAGAACTCCTGGCGGGCCTCGATCTGCGCACCGGCGGCGTGGCCGAGGACGTCGGCGGCCTCGGTGCGGACCAGATCGACGATGTGGCGTACGCGCTCCGCCTCCGGCAGTTCCAGCAGCTTCTGGGCGAAGGTGGCCGGGGTGTCCGACGTGGCCGCGGCGTTCGTGGCGGTCCGCCTGCGGTGGCGCACCAGGCCCCGGAAGAGCGGCGGGATCTCCCCCTCCGGCACCCGGGCACCGGGGACCAGGCCCACCGCCATGACGACGGGCTCGGTGTGGCCGCGGGCGCTGTCGAAGAGTTCCAGGCCCTCTTCGATGGAGACCGCCGCCATGCCGTTGTGCCGCATGCGCGCCACCGTGGCCTGGTTCAGCGAATCGGCCATGCCGCCGCCGTCCCAGTGGCCCCACACGTGCGACTGGCCGGGCAGGCCCTGGGCGGCGCGGTGCCGTATCAGGCCGTCGAGGAAGGCGTTCGCGGCGGCGTAGTTGGCCACGCCGGGGGCGCCCGTCACACCGGAGACGGAGGAGAACATGATGAACGCGGCGAGGTCGAGGCCCTTGGTGGCCTCGTGCAGGTGCCAGGCGGCGTCCACCTTCGGCCGCAGCACCGGCGTCAGGCGCTCCGGCGTCAGCGCGGTGACCACGCCGTCGTCGAGGACCCCGGCGAGGTGGACGACCGCGGTCAGCGGGTGCTCCGCCGGGATGCCGGCCAGGAGACCGGCCAGGGCGTCCGGGTCGGCGGTGTCGCAGGCCGCGATCGTGGGCAGCGCGCCCATCGCCCGCAGCTCGTCGGCCAGTTCCCGCGCGCCGGCCGCGGCCGGGCCGCTGCGGCTGACCAGCAGCAGGTGCCGGGTGCCGTGGGCGGCCAGCCACCGGGCGAGTTCGATGCCCAGACCGCCGGTGCCACCGGTGATCAGCACCGTGCCCTCGGGGTCCCACTGCGGCGGCGTGCCGGTGTCGGCGGGCAGCCAGGCCAGCCGCCCCATGAGCACGGTCTTGTCGCGGACGACGAACTGGGTCTCGCCGGAGGGCAGCAGGCCCGGCAGCGCGTCGAGGAGCGTGCCGAGGCCACCGTCGTCGTCGCCGGTCCCGTCCGGTTCCTCGATGTCGGCCAGGGCGAAGCGGCCGGGGTGCTCCGCGATCGTCGAGCGCAGCAGGCCCCAGACGGCGGAACCGGCCAGGTCGTCGCCGTCGACGGCGCCCTGCGTCACGAACACCAGGCGGGACGTGGCCGTGCGCTCGTCGGCGAGCCAGTCCTGTACCAGGAGCAGGGCCTGCGCGGTCCGCTCGTGCACGGCCTTGGGGAGGCTGTCCGCCGTACGGGGGACGGGGACCGCGACCAGGTCCGGGACGCCGGTGAGGTCGGCGAGGGACGCGGTGCCCAGGGGCTCCAGGACCGTGTTCCGGGCGCCCGGCACGTCCTCCGTACGCGGTGCGGGGACCCACTCCAGGCGCAGCAGCCGCTCGTTCCGGCTGCGGACGGCGCGCTTGGGAGCCGCCGTCCGGGCGCGCAGGGTGAGTTCGCCCACCGACAGCACGGGTTCCCCGGCGGCGTCGACCGCGGTGAGGCGGACGGAGTCCTCGCCCGTCCGCGTGACGCGTGCCCGTACCGCCGAAGCGCCGGAGGCGTGCAGCGTCACATCGTGCCAGGAGACGGCCTCGGAGAGGTGCTCCTCGTCGCCCGCGCCGCTGAGGGCGGCACCGTGCAGGACCGCTTCGAGCAGCGCGGGGTGCAGGCCGAAGGACGGCGCTTCGGAGGCGACGCCGTCCGGCAGTTCGGCTTCAAGGTACGTCTCGTCGCCGCGGACCCAGGCCGCGTGCAGCCCGTGGAAGGCGGGTCCGTACTCGGCCGCCTCGTAGTGGTCGTCCACGGCGATCTCGGACGCGTCGCCCGGCGGCCAGGCGGACACGTCGAGGGGCTCGGTGTGCCGGCCGGTGGCGAGGGTACCGGTGGCGTGCCGGGTCCACGGTTCGTCCGGCGTGTCCTGAGGCCGCGAGAAGAAGCGGATCTGCCGGTGGCCCTCGTCGTCCGGGGCGCCGAGCCACACCTGGAGTACGGGGGCCGCGCCGTCGGTGAGCACCAGCGGGGCGTCGAGGACGAGTTCGGCGATCCGTTCACAGCCGAACTGGTCGCCGGCGCGCACGGCCAGCTCGACGAAGCCGGAGGCCGGGAAGACGGTTTCGCCGCCCGCCACGTGGTCCTTGAGCCAGGAGTGGGTCTCCGCCGACAGCCGGCTGGTGAACAGCATGCCGTCGTCGTCCGCCAGCGGCACCGCGGCGCCGAGCAGCGGGTGCTCGGTGGGCAGCAGGCCCGCGGAGGTCACATCGCCGGTCAGCGCCCTGCGCTTCGGCCAGTACCGCAGGCGCTGGAACGGGTAGGTGGGCAGGTCGACCCGGCGGGCGCCGGTGCCGTCGAAGACCCGGACCCAGTCCGCGTCGACGCCGGCGACGTGCAGCTGCGCCAGGGTGGTGAGCAGGGCCGTCTCCTCGGGGCGGTCCTTGCGCAGGGCGCTGACGGCCACGACGGTGCCGTCCACGTTGTGCGGGACCATCCCGGTCAGGGTCCCGTCAAGGCCCAGCTCCAGGAAGGCCGAGACCTCCTCGGCGGCCAGGGTGCGTACCGCGTCGGCGAACCGGACGGGCTCGCGGACGTTGCGCACCCAGTAGTCGGCGGTGCGCATCACCTCGTCCGAGACCCGCTCGCCGGTCATGGTCGAGACGAGGGGGATCTTCGGCTCCTGGTAGGAGAGGCCCTCGGCGACCCGGCGGAACTCGTCCAGGATCGGGTCCATCAGCGGGCAGTGCCCGGCGACCTGCACCGCCACCTGCCGCGTCTTGCGGCCCTCGGCGGCGAACGCGTCGGCGATGCGCTGGGTGGCGGGCCCGTCGCCGGCGATGACGACGGACTGCGGGCCGTTGACCGCGGCGATCGAGACGCCGTCGACCAGCCGCGCGGCCGCCTCCTCCTCGCTCGCCTGGACCGCCACCATGATGGCGCCGCGGCCCTCCAGAGTGCCCATCAGCCGCCCGCGGGCGGCCACCAGGGTGCAGGCGTCCTTCAGCGAGAGGATCCCGGCGACATGCGCGGCGGCGATCTCGCCGAACGAGTGCCCGCCGACGAAGTCGGGCCGTACGCCCCAGGATTCGACGAGCCGGAACAGCGCCACCTGGATGGCGAACATGGCCGGCTGGGTGAACTGGGTGCGGTCCAGCCGTTCGGCGTCGGCGCGCATCACCTCGCGCAGTTCGTCGTCGAAGTGGGCCAGCACCGCGTCCAGCGCCTCGGCGAACACCGGGAACCGGTCGTACAGCTCGCGGCCCATGCCGGCCCGCTGCCCGCCCTGGCCCGGGAAGAGCATCGCCAGCGAGCGGTCCTCGGCGGTGCCGCGCGCGATCTCCGTACCGTCCAGCAGCACCGCGCGGTGGCCGAACACCGGGCGCCCGGCGGCCAGGGAGAAGCCCACGTCCACCGGAGCGAGTTCCGGCCGCTCGCCGACCCAGATCCGCAGCTGCTCGATCCCGTCGGCCAGCGCTTGGGACGACTTGCCCGAGACGAGCCACGGGACGGCGTGCGGCTCGGCGGAAGGCGTGTGCCGGTCCGGCCGCTCGGTGCTCTCCGGGGCCTGTTCGAGGATGGTGTGGGCGTTGGTGCCGCTGATGCCGAAGGAGGAGACGGCACCGCGGCGCGGACGGCCGGTGTCCGGCCAGTCGGTCTGTTCCGTGAGGAGCTTGACGTCTCCTGCCGTCCAGTCGACGTGCGAGGAGGGCGTGCCGATGTGGAGGGAGCGGGGCAGCACGCCGTGCCGCAGCGCCATCACCATCTTGATGACACCGGAGACACCGGCCGCGGCCATGGTGTGGCCGATGTTCGACTTGATCGAGCCCAGCATCAGCGGCTGTCCCGCGGGCCGGTTCTGGCCGTAGGTGGCCAGCAGTCCCTGGGCCTCGATCGGGTCGCCGAGCGCGGTGCCGGTGCCGTGCGCCTCGACCGCGTCCACGTCGCCCGTCGACAGGCCGGCGTTCGCCAGCGCCTGCTGGATGACCCGCTGCTGGGAGGGGCCGTTGGGCGCCGTCAGACCGTTGGAGGCACCGTCCTGGTTGACGGCCGAACCCCGGACGACGGCGAGGACCTCGTGCCCGTTGCGGCGGGCGTCGGACAGGCGCTCCAGTACGAGGACGCCGACGCCTTCGGCCCAGCTCGTGCCGTCGGCGTCGTCGGAGAACGCCTTGCACCGGCCGTCCGTCGCCACCGCGCCCTGCCGGCTGAATCCGGCGATGCTCATCGGCGTGGACAGCACGGTCACGCCGCCGGCCAGCGCCAGCGAGCACTCGCCGTCGCGCAGGGCGCGAGCCGCCAGGTGCAGGGAGACGAGCGAGGAGGAGCAGGCCGTGTCGATGGTGACGGCCGGGCCCTCCAGGCCGAAGGTGTACGAGAGCCGGCCGGACAGGACACTGTCCGCGAGTCCGGTGGGGGCGTGGGCCTCGACGTCCTCGCCGGAGTTCATCAGGATGCTGGCGTAGTCGGAGCCGGCGGTGCCGACGAAGACGCCGGTCTCGGTGCCCCGCAGGGACACCGGGTCGATGCCGGCCCGCTCGATGGCCTCCCAGGAGGTCTCCAGCATCAGCCGCTGCTGGGGGTCCATGGCCATGGCCTCGCGGGGCGAGATGCCGAAGAAGGGGGCGTCGAAGTCGCGGAAGTCGTCCAGGAAGCCGCCCATGGACGCGGAACTGCGGCCCTGATCGCCCTCCGTACCGCCCAGCAGGCTCTCCAGGTTCCAGCCGCGGTCGGTCGGGAAGGCGGAGATGCCGTCGCGCCCGTCGACGACGAGCTGCCACAGGTCCTCCGGGGACCGCACGCCGCCCGGCAGGCGGCAGGCCATGCCGACGATGACGACCGGGTCGTCGGCGGACGCCGTGGCGACCGCGGCGGGGGCGATTTCGGCGTACTCGTCCAGGAGTTCGGCGATGAGGTGGTCGGCGAGTGCGGTGGGGTTGGGGTAGTCGAAGACGAGGGTGGCGGTCAGCCGCAGGCCCGTGGCGGTGGACAGACGGTTGCGCAGTTCGACGGCGGTCAGCGAGTCGAAGCCCAGGTCGTTGAAGTCCCGCCGGACGTCGATCGACTTGGCCGAAGCGTGCCCGAGCACCGCGGCGGCCTCGGTCCGCACCAGCTCGCTCATCAGACGCGTACGCTCCTCCGGCCGCGCCTCCCGCAGCCGCTGACCGAGCGTCGCGGCCGCCTCACCACCGGCCCCACCACGCGCCGCCGTACGCCGGGCACCCTTGAGCAGACCGCGCAGCACCGGCGGTACGGTGCCGCGGTCCCGGGCGCCGGCGGCGAGCGGGCCGACCGGGACGAGGTGGGTCCCGTCGGCCGCGGTGGCCGCGTCGAACAGCGCCAGGCCCTGCTCGACGGTCAGGGGCGTGGTGCCGGAGGACGCCATCCGCTGGACGTCGATGTCCGACAGGGTGGCGGTCATGCCGCCGCTCGGGGCCCAGGCTCCCCAGGCCAGGGACTGGGCGGGCAGGCCGTGGGCGGCCCGGTGTCCGGCCAGCGCGTCGAGGAAGACGTTGCCCGCGGCGTAGTTGCCCTGGCCGGGGCCGCCGATGACGCCGGAGATGGACGAGTACAGCACGAACGCGGCGAGGTCGAGTTCCTTGGTGGCCTCGTGCAGGTGCCAGGCCGCGTCCACCTTCGGACGCAGGACGGCCGACAGCCGCTCGGGGGTCAGTGCCGCCACGACACCGTCGTCCAGGACACCGGCGGTGTGGATCACGGCGGTCAGGGGGTGCTCGGCGGGTACCGCGGCCACCGCGGCGGCCACCGCCGCCCGGTCCGCCACGTCACCCGCGAAGACGGTCACCTCGGCACCGTGCCCGGCCAGCTCCGCCCGCAGTCCGTCCGCGCCCGCCGCGTCCGGACCGCTGCGGCTGACCAGCAGCAGATGCCGTACGCCGCGCTCGGTCACCAGGTGCCGGGCCAGGTCGCTGCCCAGCGCCCCGGTCCCCCCGGTGATCAGGACCGTGCCGTCCGGGTCCCACGCCCGCGGCAGTGTCAGCACGATCTTCCCGATGTGCTGGGCCCGGCTCATGTACCGGAACGCCTCCGGCGCCCGCCGCACGTCCCAGGTCACCACCGGCAGCGGCCGCAGCGCGCCCTGGGTGAACAGTTCCAGCAGCTCGCCGAGCATCTCCTGGATGCGGTCGGGGCCCGCTTCGCCGAGGTCGAACGCCCGGTACCGCACCGGGGCGGCGGAGCCGGGCTCACGGATGTCCGTCTTGCCCATCTCCAGGAACCGGCCGCCGGGGGCGGTCAGCCGCAGGGACGCGTCGACGAACTCGCCCGCCAGGGCGTTGAGCACCACGTCCACCCCGCGGCCACCGGTGACCTCCCGGAAGCGCTCCTCGAACTCCGTGGTGCGGGACGAGGCGATGTGGTCGTCGGCGACTCCCAGCTCGCGCAGGGTGTCCCACTTGCCCTCGCTGGCCGTGGCGAACACCTCGGCGCCCAGATGCCTGGCCAGCTGGATGGCCGCCATACCCACGCCGCCGGCGCCGGCGTGCACGAGGATCGACTGGCCGGGCCGGAGGTCGGCGAGGTCCTTCAGGGCGTAGAGCGCGGTCAGGAAGACCAGCGGTACCGACGCCGCCTGCTCGGGCGTCCAGTTCTCGGGGATGTGCGTCAGCAGCCGCTGGTCGGTCACCGCGACCGGGCCGTAACCGCCGCCGACCATTCCCGTCACGCGGTCTCCCGGGCGCAGCCCACGGACGCCGGGGCCGGTGGCGGTCACCACTCCGGCGGCCTCGGCACCCAGGACCCCCGCCTCACCCGGATACATGCCCAGGGCGTTCAGTACGTCGCGGAAGTTGACGCCGGCGGCCTCGACCCGGATGCGGACCTGGCCCTCGGTGAGCGGCTCCAGGACCTCCGGGCAGGGCGCGAGGACCAGTTGGTCCAGGCTGCCCTTGGCGGCGCTGTCCAGCCGCCAGGGCGTCCCGGTGGGCGGCAGCAGTCCCGCACCGTCGCCGAGGGGGGCCAGCCGCGCCACCCGGATGGCGCCGTCGCGCACCACGAACTGGGTCTCCCCGGTGGCCAGCAGGCCCGGCAGGTGCGCGAGCACTTCGGCGGTGTCCTGGTCCGGATCGGCTCCGAGGTCCAGGAGCGCGATCCGTCCGGGGTTCTCCGTCTGCGCCGAGCGCACCAGCCCCCACACCGCGGCGGCGGACACGTCCACGACGGGCTCCCGCTCGTCGGCGGCCACGGCGCCGCGGGTGACGAACACCAGGCGTGCGGTGGTGGATTCCTCCCGGCCGGCCCAGTCCTGGAGCACCTCCAGGGCCCGGGCCGTCACCGCGTGCGTGACGGCGGGCACGTCCTCG from Streptomyces albofaciens JCM 4342 encodes the following:
- a CDS encoding type I polyketide synthase, which encodes MPNDNELVDYLKWVTNDLHKTRQRLREAESVKQEPIAIVGMACRLPGGVRSPEDLWRLLSDGRDGITAFPTDRGWNLDLLTGDGSGSSTTAEGGFVDAAEFDASFFGISPREAMAMDPQQRILLETSWEAMERAGIDPASLRGTATGVFVGTNGVDYTNVVLNSREDVEGHGSTGLAGSVLSGRLSYTFGLEGPALTVDTACSSSLVSLHLAAHALHTGECSLALVGGVTVMSSPISFAGFSRQGGLAGDGRCKAFADAADGTGWSEGAGVLVVERLSDARRNGHEVLAVVRGSAVNQDGASNGLTAPNGPSQQRVIQQALVNAGLSTGDVDAVEAHGTGTTLGDPIEAQALLATYGEGRDPERPLLLGSVKSNLGHTQAAAGVAGIMKMVLAMRHGVLPQTLHVDAPSSHVDWSSGAVELLTESREWPKADRPWRAGVSSFGISGTNAHVIIEQAPTAEESGEQDENEPRTVPAVVPWPVSGRSEAGLTAQLAQITALAGPSPLDLGFSLATTRAHLEHRAVLLCEGDRTVEVARGFAEDTDGRVALLFSGQGAQRAGMGRELYGRFPVFAEALDAVLAHFDAGLRDVIFGEAEGLDETGRTQPALFAVEVALFRLMESWGVRPDFVAGHSIGEIAAAHVAGVFSLADACVLVAARARLMQALPEGGAMVAVEATEGEVGPRLAEGVSIAAVNGPQAVVLSGTEDEVLRIAAEFAAEGRKTRRLAVSHAFHSPLMDPILADFRQVAEGLSYEAPRIPLVSNVTGELATAELLCTPGYWVQHVRETVRFADGIRALEAEGASVFLEMGPDGVLTAMAQHSADEAAVFASALRKDRPEETALLTALAQLYVAGVGIDWTRLFDGTGARRADLPTYPFQHERYWPKPAALSGDVTGAGVQPAEHPLLGVTLTLANSGEMVFTGRLSLQTYPWLTDHQIEGNVLFPATGFLELALRAGDQAGCDRVEEFLLLTPLVLTEESAAQVQVLVGAPDETGARTVSVHSRADGATDEQWLQHAHGTLTSGERIADFGSPVWPPRDAEEAVDLTGFYDGTGYGPAFQGLRSVWPCADGAYVEVSLPAGGAEEAGSFGLHPALLDAVLQAHRMAGVGGERDLLLPFAWRGVSLHAAGASELRVRVRKTGDNSLSIAAVDVEGAPVLSAEALVMRGHQESDTGRPAGRGAEHGALLSLEWVPAPEVQPAETRCVSLGGDELGVGASVASLADLTGDEDLVVVPVSGTGEDVPAVTHAVTARALEVLQDWAGREESTTARLVFVTRGAVAADEREPVVDVSAAAVWGLVRSAQTENPGRIALLDLGADPDQDTAEVLAHLPGLLATGETQFVVRDGAIRVARLAPLGDGAGLLPPTGTPWRLDSAAKGSLDQLVLAPCPEVLEPLTEGQVRIRVEAAGVNFRDVLNALGMYPGEAGVLGAEAAGVVTATGPGVRGLRPGDRVTGMVGGGYGPVAVTDQRLLTHIPENWTPEQAASVPLVFLTALYALKDLADLRPGQSILVHAGAGGVGMAAIQLARHLGAEVFATASEGKWDTLRELGVADDHIASSRTTEFEERFREVTGGRGVDVVLNALAGEFVDASLRLTAPGGRFLEMGKTDIREPGSAAPVRYRAFDLGEAGPDRIQEMLGELLELFTQGALRPLPVVTWDVRRAPEAFRYMSRAQHIGKIVLTLPRAWDPDGTVLITGGTGALGSDLARHLVTERGVRHLLLVSRSGPDAAGADGLRAELAGHGAEVTVFAGDVADRAAVAAAVAAVPAEHPLTAVIHTAGVLDDGVVAALTPERLSAVLRPKVDAAWHLHEATKELDLAAFVLYSSISGVIGGPGQGNYAAGNVFLDALAGHRAAHGLPAQSLAWGAWAPSGGMTATLSDIDVQRMASSGTTPLTVEQGLALFDAATAADGTHLVPVGPLAAGARDRGTVPPVLRGLLKGARRTAARGGAGGEAAATLGQRLREARPEERTRLMSELVRTEAAAVLGHASAKSIDVRRDFNDLGFDSLTAVELRNRLSTATGLRLTATLVFDYPNPTALADHLIAELLDEYAEIAPAAVATASADDPVVIVGMACRLPGGVRSPEDLWQLVVDGRDGISAFPTDRGWNLESLLGGTEGDQGRSSASMGGFLDDFRDFDAPFFGISPREAMAMDPQQRLMLETSWEAIERAGIDPVSLRGTETGVFVGTAGSDYASILMNSGEDVEAHAPTGLADSVLSGRLSYTFGLEGPAVTIDTACSSSLVSLHLAARALRDGECSLALAGGVTVLSTPMSIAGFSRQGAVATDGRCKAFSDDADGTSWAEGVGVLVLERLSDARRNGHEVLAVVRGSAVNQDGASNGLTAPNGPSQQRVIQQALANAGLSTGDVDAVEAHGTGTALGDPIEAQGLLATYGQNRPAGQPLMLGSIKSNIGHTMAAAGVSGVIKMVMALRHGVLPRSLHIGTPSSHVDWTAGDVKLLTEQTDWPDTGRPRRGAVSSFGISGTNAHTILEQAPESTERPDRHTPSAEPHAVPWLVSGKSSQALADGIEQLRIWVGERPELAPVDVGFSLAAGRPVFGHRAVLLDGTEIARGTAEDRSLAMLFPGQGGQRAGMGRELYDRFPVFAEALDAVLAHFDDELREVMRADAERLDRTQFTQPAMFAIQVALFRLVESWGVRPDFVGGHSFGEIAAAHVAGILSLKDACTLVAARGRLMGTLEGRGAIMVAVQASEEEAAARLVDGVSIAAVNGPQSVVIAGDGPATQRIADAFAAEGRKTRQVAVQVAGHCPLMDPILDEFRRVAEGLSYQEPKIPLVSTMTGERVSDEVMRTADYWVRNVREPVRFADAVRTLAAEEVSAFLELGLDGTLTGMVPHNVDGTVVAVSALRKDRPEETALLTTLAQLHVAGVDADWVRVFDGTGARRVDLPTYPFQRLRYWPKRRALTGDVTSAGLLPTEHPLLGAAVPLADDDGMLFTSRLSAETHSWLKDHVAGGETVFPASGFVELAVRAGDQFGCERIAELVLDAPLVLTDGAAPVLQVWLGAPDDEGHRQIRFFSRPQDTPDEPWTRHATGTLATGRHTEPLDVSAWPPGDASEIAVDDHYEAAEYGPAFHGLHAAWVRGDETYLEAELPDGVASEAPSFGLHPALLEAVLHGAALSGAGDEEHLSEAVSWHDVTLHASGASAVRARVTRTGEDSVRLTAVDAAGEPVLSVGELTLRARTAAPKRAVRSRNERLLRLEWVPAPRTEDVPGARNTVLEPLGTASLADLTGVPDLVAVPVPRTADSLPKAVHERTAQALLLVQDWLADERTATSRLVFVTQGAVDGDDLAGSAVWGLLRSTIAEHPGRFALADIEEPDGTGDDDGGLGTLLDALPGLLPSGETQFVVRDKTVLMGRLAWLPADTGTPPQWDPEGTVLITGGTGGLGIELARWLAAHGTRHLLLVSRSGPAAAGARELADELRAMGALPTIAACDTADPDALAGLLAGIPAEHPLTAVVHLAGVLDDGVVTALTPERLTPVLRPKVDAAWHLHEATKGLDLAAFIMFSSVSGVTGAPGVANYAAANAFLDGLIRHRAAQGLPGQSHVWGHWDGGGMADSLNQATVARMRHNGMAAVSIEEGLELFDSARGHTEPVVMAVGLVPGARVPEGEIPPLFRGLVRHRRRTATNAAATSDTPATFAQKLLELPEAERVRHIVDLVRTEAADVLGHAAGAQIEARQEFFAMGFDSLTSIELRNRLATITGLQLPATLVFDTKNPADLGARLRSEFAAQPGLSGSLPDSGLLLAGPEPDSLERLFLDALDQGRFTESRRMLSALTALRPSFENTAELEELPLPTTLAEGPALPQLICVSTPTANGGVHEYARFAASFRGERQVSALPLVGFAAGERLPATANSAVRSIAESALRASGGNPFVLVGHSSAGSYAYVAAGLLENTWGIRPEAVLLLDSVSIRHDDMEEINFDRLMHRNFTADAESAVRMTNSRLSGMGRWMNLLGELDVQHPTSPVLIVRATREDFATTGAAAVVGDDPKSAAFPSAEIRTVDADHFSIVRDHAPQTAQIVKDWLATLGQE